A portion of the Carassius carassius chromosome 42, fCarCar2.1, whole genome shotgun sequence genome contains these proteins:
- the LOC132124177 gene encoding protein arginine N-methyltransferase 6, which produces MANLWKMSQHGTKKRKLDRSTEDYMYFDSYSDVTIHEEMIADTVRTNTYRMGIFKNSKSIEGKVVLDVGAGTGVLSLFCAQAGAGKVYAVEASSIADQAVRIVKLNQMEDTIEVIKATLETIELAEQVDVIVSEWMGYALLHESMLNSVIFARDKWLKPGGLILPSRADLYIAPINDLVVEGRLNFWSTVKAQYGVDMSCMTDFARKCIMNKDITVNPVTVEDVLSHPCKFAELDLNTVTVEQLRDVRGVFSCQCFGSSSIHAFCVWFTVTFPSEEKALVLSTSPFKPETHWKQAVLYLDDAVDVMQDTKVEGEISLYPSEENSRHICIRVDYSIGEQKKHSKTFSIPDQYLEVK; this is translated from the coding sequence ATGGCAAACTTGTGGAAAATGTCACAGCACGGTACCAAGAAAAGAAAATTAGATAGGAGTACAGAGGATTACATGTACTTTGACAGCTACTCCGATGTCACTATTCACGAAGAGATGATTGCAGACACTGTGCGCACTAATACGTACAGAATGGgcatttttaaaaacagtaaGTCAATAGAGGGGAAAGTGGTGCTTGATGTGGGAGCCGGTACCGGGGTCTTGAGCTTATTCTGTGCGCAAGCAGGGGCCGGGAAGGTTTATGCAGTCGAAGCGAGCTCGATCGCCGATCAGGCTGTGAGGATCGTAAAACTGAATCAGATGGAGGACACAATCGAAGTCATTAAAGCCACACTAGAGACAATCGAACTGGCCGAACAAGTGGATGTTATCGTCAGTGAATGGATGGGCTACGCGCTCCTCCACGAATCCATGCTGAACTCAGTGATCTTCGCCCGGGATAAGTGGCTCAAACCCGGTGGCCTCATATTACCGTCCCGCGCGGATCTTTACATCGCTCCCATAAACGATCTGGTGGTGGAGGGTAGATTGAATTTCTGGAGCACCGTCAAAGCACAGTACGGCGTGGACATGTCCTGCATGACCGACTTTGCCAGGAAGTGCATCATGAACAAAGACATCACTGTGAATCCGGTGACGGTGGAGGATGTGCTTTCCCACCCGTGCAAGTTTGCCGAGCTGGATTTGAACACGGTCACGGTGGAGCAGCTCAGAGATGTGAGGGGCGTGTTCAGCTGCCAGTGCTTCGGCTCGTCCTCCATCCACGCCTTTTGTGTGTGGTTCACGGTGACTTTCCCCTCTGAGGAGAAGGCCCTGGTGCTCTCCACATCTCCCTTCAAACCAGAGACACACTGGAAACAGGCTGTGCTGTATCTGGATGATGCTGTGGATGTGATGCAGGACACTAAAGTTGAGGGGGAGATCAGTTTGTATCCCTCCGAAGAGAATTCTAGACATATATGCATCCGTGTGGACTATTCCATAGGTGAACAGAAAAAGCACTCCAAAACTTTTTCTATTCCTGATCAGTATTTAGAAGTTAAATAG